A window from Telopea speciosissima isolate NSW1024214 ecotype Mountain lineage chromosome 8, Tspe_v1, whole genome shotgun sequence encodes these proteins:
- the LOC122672533 gene encoding probable aspartic proteinase GIP2 produces MATTATTTPTLQTLFFFFLLSLFTLSEARRESAAPDSLPLPIWKDESTLQYITHHIAQGTPPISLKLVLDVGGPFLWLDCHSTFVSQSYFPVRCRSIQCSAARTTGGGFCNCNNSNNNNKDDEICHLYPQNPISHKASAGELVEDILHFTYPSNASAHTRFLFSCAPNLLLSSLASGAQGMLGLGSNRISLPSQIAAVFDFHRKFAICLPPSSSQGVIFFGDGPYMLQSDMDASKYLMYTPLITANSNERRVAGPDPSADYFIGVKSITINGKSVQLNSSLLSIDGEGRGGTKISTAVPYTTIETSIFVAVTKSFSEAAINNFNMTRVAPVPPFQECFSSKNIVSARTGPVVPTIDLVLQSEMVYWRIWGSNSMVRVKEDVFCLAMLDGGWRPINSIVVGGYQLENNLLQFDLASSRLGFSSSLLTRQTTCSPSPGGSSYQR; encoded by the coding sequence ATGGCTACTACTGCTACCACCACCCCTACTCTTcaaacccttttcttctttttcctcttatcCCTCTTCACTCTCTCCGAAGCCCGACGAGAATCTGCCGCTCCAGACTCTCTACCCCTTCCTATCTGGAAAGATGAAAGCACTCTCCAGTATATAACCCACCACATTGCTCAAGGTACTCCACCTATCTCCCTCAAGCTGGTTCTAGATGTTGGAGGTCCTTTCTTATGGCTTGACTGCCACTCCACCTTCGTCTCCCAATCCTACTTCCCTGTCCGGTGCCGTTCCATCCAATGCTCTGCCGCCAGAACTACCGGAGGTGGGTTCTGCAactgcaacaacagcaacaacaacaacaaagacGATGAAATCTGTCATTTATATCCACAAAACCCCATATCCCACAAGGCATCAGCTGGGGAGCTTGTGGAAGATATCCTTCACTTCACATACCCATCCAACGCTAGCGCCCACACAAGATTCCTCTTCTCTTGTGCCCCAAATTTGTTATTGAGTAGCCTGGCCAGCGGCGCCCAAGGAATGTTAGGCCTTGGAAGTAACCGAATCTCACTTCCATCGCAAATTGCTGCAGTCTTTGACTTCCACCGGAAATTCGCCATCTGCTTGCCGCCTTCCTCTTCACAAGGTGTTATTTTTTTCGGTGATGGGCCGTACATGTTGCAATCTGACATGGATGCCTCAAAGTATCTGATGTACACTCCACTGATCACGGCAAATTCTAATGAACGGAGAGTTGCAGGTCCAGATCCCTCCGCCGATTACTTCATCGGAGTGAAATCGATCACGATCAATGGAAAATCTGTACAGTTGAATTCATCTTTGCTATCGATAGATGGAGAAGGCAGAGGAGGAACAAAGATAAGCACAGCTGTCCCATACACCACAATTGAAACATCTATCTTTGTTGCTGTCACAAAATCTTTCAGTGAAGCAGCGATCAACAACTTTAATATGACTCGAGTAGCACCTGTACCACCTTTTCAGGAGTGCTTCAGCTCAAAAAACATTGTTAGTGCCAGAACAGGGCCGGTAGTGCCGACCATTGATCTGGTGTTGCAGAGTGAGATGGTGTATTGGAGAATTTGGGGCTCAAATTCAATGGTGAGGGTAAAGGAGGATGTGTTTTGCTTGGCTATGCTGGACGGGGGATGGAGACCCATTAACTCGATCGTAGTTGGGGGATATCAGTTGGAGAATAATCTTTTACAGTTTGATCTTGCCAGTTCTAGATTAGGCTTCTCTTCCTCACTATTGACCAGACAAACAACTTGCTCTCCCTCTCCTGGAGGATCCTCATATCAaagataa
- the LOC122670993 gene encoding probable aspartic proteinase GIP1 yields the protein MALLSTSNFFFFFSLIFFFPPYSSYFAVSLPTALLIPITKGLSTLQYTTIIKQRTPLKPTKLVLDLGASFNWVNCQKNYQSSTYKPIFCNSSLCASLKSLACSNCYEPPRPGCANDSCALFPENSVTRDSTIGDALIDAIALPTTDGYNPGRLVLISDFVFSCSRTFLLKGLAKGVAGVAALGRSNFSLPAQISTTFSSQYLFALCLSGSSSSTGVAFLGTAGPYVFLPQQVDLSKSLIYTSLILNPVSDTVITYYGQPSDEYFIGVTAVKVNGKAVQLNETLLAIDDETGFGGTKMSTVVPYTTMESSIYEVFTEAFISEAAALNLTVIKPVKPFNVCFPVDEVGSTRVGPAVPTVDLVMEQKENVFWRIFGANSMVKLGEEGEEMWCLAFVDSGRNPRTSILIGAHQMEDNLLQFDVGSKRLGFSSSLLLKQTTCSNFNFTSSSSSSNNR from the coding sequence ATGGCCCTCCTCTCTAcctccaatttcttcttcttcttctccttaataTTCTTCTTCCCTCCCTACTCCTCATACTTTGCAGTCTCTCTACCAACAGCACTTCTCATTCCCATTACGAAAGGCCTCTCCACCCTCCAATACACAACCATAATCAAGCAGAGAACGCCTCTGAAACCCACAAAGCTAGTCCTGGACTTGGGTGCTTCTTTCAACTGGGTCAACTGCCAGAAGAACTATCAATCCTCTACTTACAAACCCATTTTCTGCAATTCCTCCCTCTGCGCTTCCCTCAAATCCTTGGCTTGCTCCAACTGCTACGAACCCCCTCGTCCAGGCTGCGCCAACGACTCCTGCGCACTCTTCCCAGAGAACTCCGTGACTCGGGACTCCACCATAGGCGACGCCCTCATCGACGCCATCGCCTTGCCCACCACCGATGGATACAACCCGGGTCGACTCGTTCTCATTTCCGATTTCGTTTTCTCCTGTTCTCGAACTTTCCTCCTCAAAGGCCTGGCCAAGGGTGTCGCCGGGGTTGCCGCGTTGGGTCGATCAAATTTCTCCCTCCCGGCGCAGATTAGCACCACCTTCTCTTCCCAGTACTTGTTTGCGCTTTGCCTGTCCGGTTCATCCTCGTCCACGGGTGTCGCTTTCTTAGGCACTGCTGGGCCCTACGTGTTCCTTCCACAACAGGTGGACCTCTCCAAATCACTGATCTACACATCGCTCATCCTTAACCCCGTCAGTGACACCGTCATCACCTATTACGGCCAGCCGTCCGATGAGTATTTCATAGGAGTCACAGCTGTTAAAGTAAACGGAAAGGCAGTGCAGTTGAACGAAACACTCTTAGCCATCGATGATGAAACGGGGTTCGGTGGGACCAAGATGAGCACCGTAGTACCTTACACCACCATGGAGAGTTCCATCTACGAGGTTTTCACGGAGGCTTTCATCAGTGAAGCCGCAGCACTGAACCTCACTGTGATCAAACCCGTGAAGCCGTTCAATGTGTGTTTTCCGGTGGATGAGGTGGGGAGCACAAGGGTGGGACCAGCGGTGCCGACCGTGGATCTGGTGATGGAGCAGAAGGAGAATGTGTTTTGGAGGATATTTGGGGCGAATTCGATGGTGAAGTtaggggaagagggagaggagatGTGGTGTTTGGCTTTCGTGGATAGTGGGAGAAATCCAAGGACATCGATCCTGATAGGTGCTCATCAGATGGAGGATAACCTGTTGCAGTTTGATGTAGGGTCCAAGAGGCTTGGGTTTAGCTCTTCGCTTCTACTCAAGCAAACCACCTGCTCTAACTTCAACTTcacatcctcctcctcctcctccaacaACCGTTAG